A genomic segment from Litorihabitans aurantiacus encodes:
- a CDS encoding VOC family protein — protein sequence MNISSVTVGLPVADLAAAVLWYRRVLELIEPGLEPDDDVVEFKVGPVWLQLGSEPTARSGAEVVLRLGVTNAALEHERLMSLGVAVGPLQHVESAVNYFDFVDPDGNRLSIYSLVPAGA from the coding sequence TCGGACTGCCCGTCGCCGATCTAGCGGCAGCAGTTCTTTGGTATCGCAGGGTTCTCGAACTCATCGAGCCGGGTCTTGAGCCCGACGACGACGTGGTGGAGTTCAAGGTGGGACCGGTGTGGCTCCAGCTGGGGTCGGAGCCCACTGCACGTTCGGGCGCCGAGGTCGTGTTGCGCCTGGGGGTCACCAACGCCGCGCTCGAACACGAGCGACTGATGAGCCTGGGGGTCGCCGTCGGACCGCTCCAGCACGTCGAGAGCGCGGTGAACTACTTCGACTTCGTCGATCCGGACGGCAACCGGCTCAGCATCTACTCGTTAGTGCCAGCAGGAGCGTGA